In a single window of the Osmerus eperlanus chromosome 4, fOsmEpe2.1, whole genome shotgun sequence genome:
- the atp13a2 gene encoding cation-transporting ATPase 13A2 isoform X1 yields the protein MDINGFVEEPRSGLPTPCPRDPHHRPESHMDVQGYRWVRWRVWLCRFGAVLSLGLLLLVFRWRPRLSVRFRCQSCPLAMADILLLKDSFGQQYVVKVLTEEMEEGSMEQAGREMEENEWRDNVQLHKEEKVLLRYYLFEGLRYIWMARKGAFCRVSVLNEDWSCGDLHRYQEGLSRLEQSSRRKVYGSNLIDVPVKSYLQLLLEEVLNPFYMFQVFSVTLWMIDQYYYYAICILVISLASISISLYEIRRQSSTLRSMARLVSNVTVRRGLGAEEESVSSLELVPGDCLVIPREGLVLPCDAALLTGECLVNESMLTGEGVPVMKTALPPGGGQYNPDAQRRHTLYCGTQLIQAKGAGPGRRGVIAVVTNTGFFTAKGDLISSILYPQPINFHFYKDASKFLLILGIVALMGTIYSSVVLSRTNAKWWECLIRVLDVVTIVVPPALPAAITTGTIYAQRRLKKQGVFCISPPRINICGKVSLFCFDKTGTLTEEGLDVWGVMEGGGAGFSDLVPDPQLLSPGPLLSALACCHSVVLLGGQPLGDPLELKMIESTGWELEEPEGDEKMLEELGGHRVLAVMRPPSQQLQAEAMPLRKTTAIVRRYPFSSSLQRMSVVTVAPGGQTGLAFIKGAPEMVASLCLRESVPAEFSNTLRKFASNGFRVLALGYKILDRETNLKTIEREEVERDMQFLGLLVMKNLVKPESAEVIKTLRQANLRTVMVTGDNILTAVNVAGSCEMVGSDERVIFVHATPHTAESRPTLRFHLGEGGATSSQNSAEVLSQGLYQSGMNYHMAINGKSFSALCDHFPEYLPKVLMRGTIFARMAPEQKTQLVQELQKLNYRVGMCGDGANDCGALRAADVGVSLSEAEASVASPFTSKSDNISCVPLLIREGRCSLVTSFSLFKYMALYSLIQFSSVLILYTVKTNLGELQFLFVDMFLVTLLAIVMGQGRPSSELHSQRPPARLLAMPVLASLFLHTCLLILGQLGALFITTSQDWFVPLNSTKAGADNLPNMEDTSVFALSGYQYIIMAVVVTKGYPYKKPLYYNVVFFFLILILFALMNWLVLYPPLAIQNILQLYDFRDINFKLLLVAVAALNFFTCFVLEVLIDTGLVGCLRMVRRNRASKKLYKRLDVVLSDSPSWPPLNQSLSSPQCTVIGLS from the exons ATGGACATAAATG GTTTTGTGGAGGAGCCTCGGAGCGGGCTTCCCACTCCGTGTCCTAGAGACCCACACCACCGCCCCGAGTCACACATG GATGTTCAGGGCTACAGGTGGGTGCGCTGGCGTGTCTGGCTGTGCCGCTTCGGGGCTGTGTTGTCGCTCGGCCTGCTGCTGCTTGTGTTTCGATGGCGCCCGCGCTTAAGTGTCCGCTTCCGTTGCCAGTCCTGCCCACTAGCAATGGCAGACATTCTTCTTTTAAAG GACAGTTTTGGCCAACAATATGTGGTGAAAGTTCTcacagaagagatggaggagggcag CATGGAGCAAGccgggagagagatggaggagaatgaATGGAGAGATAACGTGCAGTTACACAAAGAGGAG AAAGTGCTGCTGCGATACTACCTGTTTGAGGGTCTACGGTACATCTGGATGGCCAGGAAAGGAGCTTTTTGCCGGGTTAG TGTCCTCAATGAGGACTGGTCGTGCGGTGACCTTCACCGTTACCAGGAGGGTCTAAGTCGCCTGGAGCAGAGCTCTAG GCGGAAGGTCTATGGCTCCAACTTAATAGATGTACCTGTGAAGTCTTATCTGCAACTGCTGcttgaggag GTCCTCAACCCATTCTACATGTTCCAAGTGTTCAGTGTAACCCTATGGATGATAGACCAATACTACTACTATGCCATCTGCATACTAGTCATCTCGTTAGCGTCAATCAGTATCTCTCTCTACGAGATCCGCAGG CAAAGCAGCACTCTCCGCAGTATGGCCCGCCTTGTAAGCAACGTCACGGTGCGCAGAGGCCTCGGAG cggaggaggagagcgtgagTTCGCTGGAGCTGGTCCCAGGGGACTGTCTGGTGATCCCCCGGGAGGGGCTGGTGCTGCCCTGTGATGCCGCCCTGCTGACAGGAGAGTGCCTGGTCAACGAGAGCATGCTTACAG gtgagggTGTTCCTGTGATGAAGACTGCGCTGCCACCCGGAGGGGGGCAGTACAACCCAGATGCCCAGCGGAGACACACCCTCTACTGCGGCACACAGCTCATCCAGGCcaagggggcggggccaggcaggagaggggtcaTTGCTGTCGTTACAAACACAG GGTTCTTCACAGCGAAGGGTGACCTAATAAGCTCCATCCTCTACCCCCAGCCAATCAACTTTCACTTCTACAAAGATGCCTCCAAGTTCTTGCTCATCCTGGGGATTGTGG CACTGATGGGCACAATATACAGCTCTGTGGTCCTTAGCAGAACCAAT GCTAAGTGGTGGGAGTGTCTGATCCGAGTCTTGGATGTCGTGACCATAGTTGTTCCCCCCGCCCTGCCTGCCGCCATCACCACGGGAACCATCTATGCCCAGAGGCGGCTGAAGAAACAGGGGGTGTTCTGCATCAGCCCCCCGCGCATCAACATTTGCGGGAAGGTCTCCCTCTTCTGCTTCGACAAG ACTGGCACCCTGACGGAGGAGGGTCTGGACGtgtggggggtgatggagggcgGAGGGGCCGGGTTCTCTGACCTGGTCCCAGACCCCCAGCTCCTTTCCCCGGGGCCCTTACTGTCTGCCCTGGCCTGCTGCCACAGTGTGGTGCTGCTTGGGGGCCAGCCCCTGGGAGACCCTTTGGAGCTCAAGATGATTGAGTCGACTGGATGG GAGTTGGAGGAGCCAGAAGGAGATGAGAAGATGTTGGAGGAGTTGGGAGGTCACAGGGTGTTGGCGGTGATGAGACCACCTTCCCAGCAACTCCAGGCTGAAGCCATG CCCCTCCGCAAGACCACCGCTATTGTGCGGCGCTACCCGTtttcatcctccctccagagGATGAGTGTGGTGACGGTGGCCCCAGGGGGACAAACTGGGCTGGCCTTCATCAAAGGAGCACCTGAGATGGTGGCCAGTCTGTGCCTGAGAGAAAGCG tgccCGCAGAGTTTTCAAACACGCTGCGTAAGTTTGCCAGCAATGGCTTCAGGGTGCTCGCCCTCGGATATAAAATCCTAGATCGGGAGACTAATCTGAAGACTATTGAACG agaggaggtagagagagacatgcagttcCTGGGTTTACTGGTGATGAAAAACCTGGTGAAGCCCGAGAGTGCAGAGGTCATCAAAACTCTGAGACAAGCGAACCTTCGCACTGTCATGGTCACAG GTGACAACATTCTGACGGCGGTGAACGTGGCGGGGAGCTGTGAGATGGTGGGCTCAGACGAGAGGGTCATCTTCGTCCACGCCACCCCCCACACCGCCGAGTCAAGACCCACTCTACGATTCCAtcttggagagggaggggccacTTCTAGCCAGAACTCAGCAGAAGTCTTATCACAG GGCTTGTACCAGAGTGGCATGAACTATCACATGGCCATCAATGGCAAGTCTTTCTCTGCCCTGTGTGACCATTTCCCTGAATACTTGCCAAAG GTGTTGATGAGGGGCACAATCTTTGCCCGGATGGCCCCTGAACAGAAAACACAGCTGGTGCAAGAGCTGCAGAAACTAAA CTACCGCGTGGGCATGTGCGGAGATGGAGCCAATGACTGCGGGGCTCTGAGGGCGGCGGACGTGGGCGTGTCTCTGTCTGAGGCGGAGGCATCCGTGGCCTCGCCCTTCACCTCCAAGTCTGACAACATCAGCTGTGTGCCACTGCTCATCAG GGAGGGCAGGTGCTCTCTGGTGACTTCCTTCAGTCTCTTCAAATACATGGCCTTGTACAGTCTGATTCAGTTCAGTTCTGTGCTTATCCTCTACACT GTGAAAACCAACCTGGGCGAGTTGCAGTTCCTTTTTGTCGACATGTTCCTGGTGACTCTGCTCGCGATCGTGATGGGTCAGGGCAGGCCCAGCTCTGAGCTGCATTCCCAGAGGCCCCCAGCTCGCCTGCTAGCGATGCCTGTCCTGGCGAGCCTGTTTCTGCACACCTGTCTGCTCATCCTGGGTCAGCTGGGGGCTCTGTTCATCACCACTTCCCAGGACTG GTTTGTTCCTCTCAATTCAACAAAAGCAGGGGCAGATAATTTACCCAACATGGAGGATACAAGCGTGTTTGCCTTGTCAGGCTACCAGTACATCATCATGGCTGTGGTGGTGACCAAAGGCTACCCATACAAGAAACCTTTGTATTACAATG tggtcttcttctttctaaTCCTCATTTTGTTCGCCCTGATGAACTGGCTAGTCTTGTACCCCCCTCTGGCTATTCAAAATATACTTCAGCTGTATGATTTCCGGGACATAAATTTCAAACTTCTACTGGTTGCCGTGGCTGCACTTAACTTCTTCACCTGCTTCGTCCTGGAG GTGCTGATAGACACAGGGCTGGTCGGCTGTCTGCGCATGGTCAGAAGGAACCGCGCGTCCAAAAAACTGTATAAACGTCTGGACGTTGTGCTTTCAGACTCTCCGTCCTGGCCCCCACTGAACCAATCTCTATCCTCACCCCAGTGCACAGTGATTGGCCTGAGCTAG
- the atp13a2 gene encoding cation-transporting ATPase 13A2 isoform X2 translates to MDVQGYRWVRWRVWLCRFGAVLSLGLLLLVFRWRPRLSVRFRCQSCPLAMADILLLKDSFGQQYVVKVLTEEMEEGSMEQAGREMEENEWRDNVQLHKEEKVLLRYYLFEGLRYIWMARKGAFCRVSVLNEDWSCGDLHRYQEGLSRLEQSSRRKVYGSNLIDVPVKSYLQLLLEEVLNPFYMFQVFSVTLWMIDQYYYYAICILVISLASISISLYEIRRQSSTLRSMARLVSNVTVRRGLGAEEESVSSLELVPGDCLVIPREGLVLPCDAALLTGECLVNESMLTGEGVPVMKTALPPGGGQYNPDAQRRHTLYCGTQLIQAKGAGPGRRGVIAVVTNTGFFTAKGDLISSILYPQPINFHFYKDASKFLLILGIVALMGTIYSSVVLSRTNAKWWECLIRVLDVVTIVVPPALPAAITTGTIYAQRRLKKQGVFCISPPRINICGKVSLFCFDKTGTLTEEGLDVWGVMEGGGAGFSDLVPDPQLLSPGPLLSALACCHSVVLLGGQPLGDPLELKMIESTGWELEEPEGDEKMLEELGGHRVLAVMRPPSQQLQAEAMPLRKTTAIVRRYPFSSSLQRMSVVTVAPGGQTGLAFIKGAPEMVASLCLRESVPAEFSNTLRKFASNGFRVLALGYKILDRETNLKTIEREEVERDMQFLGLLVMKNLVKPESAEVIKTLRQANLRTVMVTGDNILTAVNVAGSCEMVGSDERVIFVHATPHTAESRPTLRFHLGEGGATSSQNSAEVLSQGLYQSGMNYHMAINGKSFSALCDHFPEYLPKVLMRGTIFARMAPEQKTQLVQELQKLNYRVGMCGDGANDCGALRAADVGVSLSEAEASVASPFTSKSDNISCVPLLIREGRCSLVTSFSLFKYMALYSLIQFSSVLILYTVKTNLGELQFLFVDMFLVTLLAIVMGQGRPSSELHSQRPPARLLAMPVLASLFLHTCLLILGQLGALFITTSQDWFVPLNSTKAGADNLPNMEDTSVFALSGYQYIIMAVVVTKGYPYKKPLYYNVVFFFLILILFALMNWLVLYPPLAIQNILQLYDFRDINFKLLLVAVAALNFFTCFVLEVLIDTGLVGCLRMVRRNRASKKLYKRLDVVLSDSPSWPPLNQSLSSPQCTVIGLS, encoded by the exons ATG GATGTTCAGGGCTACAGGTGGGTGCGCTGGCGTGTCTGGCTGTGCCGCTTCGGGGCTGTGTTGTCGCTCGGCCTGCTGCTGCTTGTGTTTCGATGGCGCCCGCGCTTAAGTGTCCGCTTCCGTTGCCAGTCCTGCCCACTAGCAATGGCAGACATTCTTCTTTTAAAG GACAGTTTTGGCCAACAATATGTGGTGAAAGTTCTcacagaagagatggaggagggcag CATGGAGCAAGccgggagagagatggaggagaatgaATGGAGAGATAACGTGCAGTTACACAAAGAGGAG AAAGTGCTGCTGCGATACTACCTGTTTGAGGGTCTACGGTACATCTGGATGGCCAGGAAAGGAGCTTTTTGCCGGGTTAG TGTCCTCAATGAGGACTGGTCGTGCGGTGACCTTCACCGTTACCAGGAGGGTCTAAGTCGCCTGGAGCAGAGCTCTAG GCGGAAGGTCTATGGCTCCAACTTAATAGATGTACCTGTGAAGTCTTATCTGCAACTGCTGcttgaggag GTCCTCAACCCATTCTACATGTTCCAAGTGTTCAGTGTAACCCTATGGATGATAGACCAATACTACTACTATGCCATCTGCATACTAGTCATCTCGTTAGCGTCAATCAGTATCTCTCTCTACGAGATCCGCAGG CAAAGCAGCACTCTCCGCAGTATGGCCCGCCTTGTAAGCAACGTCACGGTGCGCAGAGGCCTCGGAG cggaggaggagagcgtgagTTCGCTGGAGCTGGTCCCAGGGGACTGTCTGGTGATCCCCCGGGAGGGGCTGGTGCTGCCCTGTGATGCCGCCCTGCTGACAGGAGAGTGCCTGGTCAACGAGAGCATGCTTACAG gtgagggTGTTCCTGTGATGAAGACTGCGCTGCCACCCGGAGGGGGGCAGTACAACCCAGATGCCCAGCGGAGACACACCCTCTACTGCGGCACACAGCTCATCCAGGCcaagggggcggggccaggcaggagaggggtcaTTGCTGTCGTTACAAACACAG GGTTCTTCACAGCGAAGGGTGACCTAATAAGCTCCATCCTCTACCCCCAGCCAATCAACTTTCACTTCTACAAAGATGCCTCCAAGTTCTTGCTCATCCTGGGGATTGTGG CACTGATGGGCACAATATACAGCTCTGTGGTCCTTAGCAGAACCAAT GCTAAGTGGTGGGAGTGTCTGATCCGAGTCTTGGATGTCGTGACCATAGTTGTTCCCCCCGCCCTGCCTGCCGCCATCACCACGGGAACCATCTATGCCCAGAGGCGGCTGAAGAAACAGGGGGTGTTCTGCATCAGCCCCCCGCGCATCAACATTTGCGGGAAGGTCTCCCTCTTCTGCTTCGACAAG ACTGGCACCCTGACGGAGGAGGGTCTGGACGtgtggggggtgatggagggcgGAGGGGCCGGGTTCTCTGACCTGGTCCCAGACCCCCAGCTCCTTTCCCCGGGGCCCTTACTGTCTGCCCTGGCCTGCTGCCACAGTGTGGTGCTGCTTGGGGGCCAGCCCCTGGGAGACCCTTTGGAGCTCAAGATGATTGAGTCGACTGGATGG GAGTTGGAGGAGCCAGAAGGAGATGAGAAGATGTTGGAGGAGTTGGGAGGTCACAGGGTGTTGGCGGTGATGAGACCACCTTCCCAGCAACTCCAGGCTGAAGCCATG CCCCTCCGCAAGACCACCGCTATTGTGCGGCGCTACCCGTtttcatcctccctccagagGATGAGTGTGGTGACGGTGGCCCCAGGGGGACAAACTGGGCTGGCCTTCATCAAAGGAGCACCTGAGATGGTGGCCAGTCTGTGCCTGAGAGAAAGCG tgccCGCAGAGTTTTCAAACACGCTGCGTAAGTTTGCCAGCAATGGCTTCAGGGTGCTCGCCCTCGGATATAAAATCCTAGATCGGGAGACTAATCTGAAGACTATTGAACG agaggaggtagagagagacatgcagttcCTGGGTTTACTGGTGATGAAAAACCTGGTGAAGCCCGAGAGTGCAGAGGTCATCAAAACTCTGAGACAAGCGAACCTTCGCACTGTCATGGTCACAG GTGACAACATTCTGACGGCGGTGAACGTGGCGGGGAGCTGTGAGATGGTGGGCTCAGACGAGAGGGTCATCTTCGTCCACGCCACCCCCCACACCGCCGAGTCAAGACCCACTCTACGATTCCAtcttggagagggaggggccacTTCTAGCCAGAACTCAGCAGAAGTCTTATCACAG GGCTTGTACCAGAGTGGCATGAACTATCACATGGCCATCAATGGCAAGTCTTTCTCTGCCCTGTGTGACCATTTCCCTGAATACTTGCCAAAG GTGTTGATGAGGGGCACAATCTTTGCCCGGATGGCCCCTGAACAGAAAACACAGCTGGTGCAAGAGCTGCAGAAACTAAA CTACCGCGTGGGCATGTGCGGAGATGGAGCCAATGACTGCGGGGCTCTGAGGGCGGCGGACGTGGGCGTGTCTCTGTCTGAGGCGGAGGCATCCGTGGCCTCGCCCTTCACCTCCAAGTCTGACAACATCAGCTGTGTGCCACTGCTCATCAG GGAGGGCAGGTGCTCTCTGGTGACTTCCTTCAGTCTCTTCAAATACATGGCCTTGTACAGTCTGATTCAGTTCAGTTCTGTGCTTATCCTCTACACT GTGAAAACCAACCTGGGCGAGTTGCAGTTCCTTTTTGTCGACATGTTCCTGGTGACTCTGCTCGCGATCGTGATGGGTCAGGGCAGGCCCAGCTCTGAGCTGCATTCCCAGAGGCCCCCAGCTCGCCTGCTAGCGATGCCTGTCCTGGCGAGCCTGTTTCTGCACACCTGTCTGCTCATCCTGGGTCAGCTGGGGGCTCTGTTCATCACCACTTCCCAGGACTG GTTTGTTCCTCTCAATTCAACAAAAGCAGGGGCAGATAATTTACCCAACATGGAGGATACAAGCGTGTTTGCCTTGTCAGGCTACCAGTACATCATCATGGCTGTGGTGGTGACCAAAGGCTACCCATACAAGAAACCTTTGTATTACAATG tggtcttcttctttctaaTCCTCATTTTGTTCGCCCTGATGAACTGGCTAGTCTTGTACCCCCCTCTGGCTATTCAAAATATACTTCAGCTGTATGATTTCCGGGACATAAATTTCAAACTTCTACTGGTTGCCGTGGCTGCACTTAACTTCTTCACCTGCTTCGTCCTGGAG GTGCTGATAGACACAGGGCTGGTCGGCTGTCTGCGCATGGTCAGAAGGAACCGCGCGTCCAAAAAACTGTATAAACGTCTGGACGTTGTGCTTTCAGACTCTCCGTCCTGGCCCCCACTGAACCAATCTCTATCCTCACCCCAGTGCACAGTGATTGGCCTGAGCTAG